The following are encoded together in the Ictidomys tridecemlineatus isolate mIctTri1 chromosome X, mIctTri1.hap1, whole genome shotgun sequence genome:
- the Nono gene encoding non-POU domain-containing octamer-binding protein — translation MQSNKTFNLEKQNHTPRKHHQHHHQQHHQQQQQQPPPPPIPANGQQASSQNEGLTIDLKNFRKPGEKTFTQRSRLFVGNLPPDITEEEMRKLFEKYGKAGEVFIHKDKGFGFIRLETRTLAEIAKVELDNMPLRGKQLRVRFACHSASLTVRNLPQYVSNELLEEAFSVFGQVERAVVIVDDRGRPSGKGIVEFSGKPAARKALDRCSEGSFLLTTFPRPVTVEPMDQLDDEEGLPEKLVIKNQQFHKEREQPPRFAQPGSFEYEYAMRWKALIEMEKQQQDQVDRNIKEAREKLEMEMEAARHEHQVMLMRQDLMRRQEELRRMEELHNQEVQKRKQLELRQEEERRRREEEMRRQQEEMMRRQQEGFKGTFPDAREQEIRMGQMAMGGAMGINNRGAMPPAPVPAGTPAPPGPATMMPDGTLGLTPPTTERFGQAATMEGIGAIGGTPPAFNRAAPGAEFAPNKRRRY, via the exons ATGCAGAGCAATAAAACCTTTAATTTGGAGAAACAGAACCATACTCCAAGGAaacatcatcagcatcaccaccagCAGCACcaccagcagcaacagcagcagccaccaccaccaccaataccTGCAAATGGGCAACAGGCCAGCAGCCAAA ATGAAGGTTTGACTATTGACCTGAAGAATTTTAGGAAACCAGGAGAGAAGACCTTCACCCAACGTAGCCGTCTCTTTGTGGGTAATCTCCCTCCTGACATCACTGAGGAGGAAATGAGGAAACTATTTGAGAAATACGGGAAGGCAGGCGAAGTTTTCATTCATAAGGATAAAGGCTTTGGCTTTATCCGCTTG gaaacACGAACTCTGGCGGAAATTGCCAAAGTAGAGCTGGACAATATGCCACTCCGTGGAAAACAGCTGCGTGTGCGCTTTGCTTGCCATAGTGCATCCCTTACGGTTCGAAACCTTCCTCAGTACGTGTCTAACGAACTGCTGGAAGAAGCTTTTTCTGTGTTTGGCCAGGTGGAGAGGGCCGTAGTCATTGTGGATGATCGAGGAAGACCCTCAGGAAAAGGCATTGTTGAGTTCTCAGGGAAGCCAGCTGCTCGGAAAGCTCTGGACAGATGCAGTGAAGGGTCTTTCCTGCTAACCAC ATTTCCTCGCCCTGTGACTGTGGAGCCAATGGACCAGTTAGATGATGAAGAAGGGCTTCCAGAGAAGCTGGTTATAAAGAACCAGCAATTTCACAA GGAGCGAGAGCAGCCACCCAGATTTGCACAGCCTGGTTCCTTTGAGTATGAGTATGCCATGCGTTGGAAGGCACTCATTGAGATGGAGAAACAGCAGCAGGACCAGGTGGATCGCAACATCAAGGAGGCTCGTGAGAAGCTGGAAATGGAGATGGAGGCTGCTCGTCATGAGCACCAGGTCATGCTAATGAGGCAGG ATTTGATGAGGCGCCAAGAAGAACTTCGAAGAATGGAAGAGCTGCACAACCAAGAGGTGCAAAAAAGAAAGCAACTGGAGCTCAG GCAGGAAGAGGAGCGTAGGCGCCGTGAGGAAGAAATGCGGCGGCAACAAGAAGAGATGATGCGGCGACAGCAGGAAGGATTCAAGGGGACCTTCCCTGATGCG agagagcaagagataAGGATGGGCCAGATGGCTATGGGAG GTGCTATGGGCATAAATAACAGAGGCGCCATGCCCCCTGCTCCTGTGCCAGCTGGTACCCCAGCTCCTCCAGGACCTGCCACTATGATGCCGGATGGAACTTTGGGCCTG acCCCACCGACAACTGAACGCTTTGGCCAAGCTGCCACAATGGAAGGAATTGGGGCAATTGGTGGAACCCCTCCTGCATTCAACCGTGCCGCTCCTGGAGCTGAATTTGCTCCAAACAAACGTCGCCGATACTAA
- the Itgb1bp2 gene encoding integrin beta-1-binding protein 2 isoform X1 has protein sequence MSLLCHNKGCGQQFDPNTNLSDSCRYHPGVPIFHDALKGWSCCRKRTVDFSEFLNIKGCTMGPHCAEKLPEAPQPEGPATSSLQEQRPLNTIPKSEETLLRERPKSELPPKLLPLNVSQALETALEQKELDQEPGAGLDSSLIRTGSSCQNPGCDAVYQGPESDATPCTYHPGAPRFHEGMKSWSCCGIQTLDFGAFLAQPGCRVGRHDWGKQLPASCRHDWHQTDSLVVVTVYGQIPLPAFNWVKASQTELHIHIVFDGNRVFQAQMKLWGVSEEKGTKVGEADGVKEGPDGMKKGYPEGRSCSGKVEIFSSFAFTFLLFSLHFLFLLFFLALSFLFPSSVSLLSLTLFHFSFFINHHSTPILLVSSFSLFSMFLCIFPSFLGHKRGAEFCLLDAISG, from the exons ATGTCTCTGCTCTGCCATAACAAAGGCTGTGGGCAACAGTTTGACCCCAATACCAACCTCTCTG ATTCCTGTCGCTATCACCCTGGGGTCCCAATCTTCCATGATGCACTAAAG GGATGGTCCTGTTGCCGAAAGCGAACTGTAGATTTCTCAGAGTTTTTAAACATCAAG GGCTGTACTATGGGACCGCATTGTGCTGAGAAGCTTCCTGAGGCCCCTCAGCCTGAGGGCCCTGCTACAAGTTCACTTCAGGAACAAAGACCTCTGAATACAATTCCAAAGTCAGAAGAGACCTTGCTCAGAGAGAGGCCCAA GTCAGAGTTGCCTCCAAAGTTACTGCCACTAAATGTATCTCAAGCCTTGGAAACGGCATTGGAACAAAAGGAACTAGACCAAGAACCTGGGGCAG GACTTGATAGTAGTCTGATCCGGACTGGTTCCAGCTGCCAGAACCCAGGATGTGATGCT GTTTACCAAGGCCCTGAGAGTGATGCTACTCCATGTACCTACCACCCAGGAGCACCTCGATTCCATGAGGG GATGAAGTCTTGGAGCTGTTGTGGCATCCAGACTCTGGATTTTGGGGCATTCTTGGCACAGCCAGGATGCAGAGTTGGTAGACATGACTGGGGGAAGCAG CTGCCAGCATCTTGCCGTCATGATTGGCACCAGACAGATTCTTTAGTAGTGGTGACTGTGTATGGCCAGATTCCACTTCCTGCATTCAACTGGGTGAAGGCCAGCCAAACTGAG CTTCATATCCACATTGTCTTTGATGGTAACCGCGTGTTCCAAGCACAGATGAAGCTATGGGGGGTAAGTGAAGAGAAGGGGACAAAGGTTGGGGAAGCAGATGGGGTAAAAGAAGGACCAGATGGAATGAAAAAAGGGTATCCTGAGGGAAGGAGTTGTAGTGGGAAAGTGGAGATTTTCTCTTCATTTGCTTTCacattccttctcttttctctccatttccttttccttctctttttccttgccctctccttccttttcccttcttctgtctctctcctctctctcaccctttttcatttttctttcttcattaatcACCACTCTACCCCAATCCTTTTGGTttcctcattctctcttttttctatgTTCCTCTGTATCTTTCCCTCCTTCTTAGGTCATAAACGTGGAGCAGAGTTCTGTCTCCTTGATGCCATCTCGGGTTGA
- the Itgb1bp2 gene encoding integrin beta-1-binding protein 2 isoform X2 gives MSLLCHNKGCGQQFDPNTNLSDSCRYHPGVPIFHDALKGWSCCRKRTVDFSEFLNIKGCTMGPHCAEKLPEAPQPEGPATSSLQEQRPLNTIPKSEETLLRERPKSELPPKLLPLNVSQALETALEQKELDQEPGAGLDSSLIRTGSSCQNPGCDAVYQGPESDATPCTYHPGAPRFHEGMKSWSCCGIQTLDFGAFLAQPGCRVGRHDWGKQLPASCRHDWHQTDSLVVVTVYGQIPLPAFNWVKASQTELHIHIVFDGNRVFQAQMKLWGVINVEQSSVSLMPSRVEISLVKADPGSWAQLEHPDALAEKARAGVVLEMDEEESEDSDDDLSWTEEEEEEAMGE, from the exons ATGTCTCTGCTCTGCCATAACAAAGGCTGTGGGCAACAGTTTGACCCCAATACCAACCTCTCTG ATTCCTGTCGCTATCACCCTGGGGTCCCAATCTTCCATGATGCACTAAAG GGATGGTCCTGTTGCCGAAAGCGAACTGTAGATTTCTCAGAGTTTTTAAACATCAAG GGCTGTACTATGGGACCGCATTGTGCTGAGAAGCTTCCTGAGGCCCCTCAGCCTGAGGGCCCTGCTACAAGTTCACTTCAGGAACAAAGACCTCTGAATACAATTCCAAAGTCAGAAGAGACCTTGCTCAGAGAGAGGCCCAA GTCAGAGTTGCCTCCAAAGTTACTGCCACTAAATGTATCTCAAGCCTTGGAAACGGCATTGGAACAAAAGGAACTAGACCAAGAACCTGGGGCAG GACTTGATAGTAGTCTGATCCGGACTGGTTCCAGCTGCCAGAACCCAGGATGTGATGCT GTTTACCAAGGCCCTGAGAGTGATGCTACTCCATGTACCTACCACCCAGGAGCACCTCGATTCCATGAGGG GATGAAGTCTTGGAGCTGTTGTGGCATCCAGACTCTGGATTTTGGGGCATTCTTGGCACAGCCAGGATGCAGAGTTGGTAGACATGACTGGGGGAAGCAG CTGCCAGCATCTTGCCGTCATGATTGGCACCAGACAGATTCTTTAGTAGTGGTGACTGTGTATGGCCAGATTCCACTTCCTGCATTCAACTGGGTGAAGGCCAGCCAAACTGAG CTTCATATCCACATTGTCTTTGATGGTAACCGCGTGTTCCAAGCACAGATGAAGCTATGGGGG GTCATAAACGTGGAGCAGAGTTCTGTCTCCTTGATGCCATCTCGGGTTGAAATCTCCCTGGTCAAGGCTGACCCAGGATCCTGGGCCCAGCTGGAGCACCCTGATGCACTAGCTGAGAAGGCTAGGGCAGGGGTTGTATTAGAGATGGATGAGGAAGAATCTGAGGATTCAGATGATGATCTGAGctggacagaggaggaggaagaggaagcgATGGGAGAATAG